In Quercus robur chromosome 11, dhQueRobu3.1, whole genome shotgun sequence, the following proteins share a genomic window:
- the LOC126705547 gene encoding cationic peroxidase 2-like, giving the protein MESARLIQTSLLVFLLLSLSVSYVHCQATRVGFYSKSCPRAESIVRSTVQAHFQSNPTVAPGLLRMHFHDCFVQGCDASVLVDGPSTEKTAGPNLGLRGYEVIDDAKTNLEAACPGVVSCADILALAASESVVLTNGPNWQVPTGRKDGRVSLASETTDLPGFTESIDAQKKKFSAKGLNAQDLVTLVGGHTIGTSACQFFQYRLYNFTTTGNGADPTINPSFLPQLRALCPQNGDATRRVGLDTDSQNRFDSSFFSNLRTGRGVLESDQKLWTDASTRSFIQSLLGSNAFNVQFGKSMVKMSNIGLKSGTQGEIRKVCSKIN; this is encoded by the exons ATGGAGAGTGCACGTTTGATCCAAACGTCCCTTTTGGTGTTTCTCTTGCTCTCTTTGAGTGTTTCTTACGTGCATTGCCAAGCCACTCGTGTTGGGTTCTACTCCAAATCATGCCCTCGAGCTGAATCCATTGTTCGCTCAACGGTTCAAGCTCATTTCCAATCTAATCCCACTGTGGCTCCTGGATTGTTAAGGATGCACTTTCATGACTGTTTCGTGCAGGGTTGCGATGCTTCTGTCCTTGTTGATGGGCCTAGCACTGAGAAAACAGCCGGACCTAACCTTGGTTTGAGAGGATATGAAGTTATTGATGATGCGAAGACCAATCTTGAAGCTGCATGCCCTGGTGTTGTTTCTTGTGCTGATATTCTTGCGCTTGCTGCTAGTGAATCTGTCGTTCTG acaaatggaccaaattggcaGGTGCCAACCGGACGCAAAGATGGTCGAGTATCATTGGCTTCTGAAACTACCGATTTGCCTGGCTTTACAGAATCCATTGATGCTCAGAAGAAAAAGTTTTCAGCGAAAGGTTTAAACGCTCAAGATCTTGTTACTCTTGTCG GTGGCCATACTATTGGAACTTCAGCTTGCCAGTTCTTTCAGTACAGATTGTATAATTTCACTACTACTGGAAATGGTGCCGATCCTACAATCAACCCCAGTTTCCTTCCTCAATTACGAGCACTCTGCCCACAAAATGGTGATGCCACAAGGCGTGTTGGACTGGACACCGATAGCCAAAACAGATTTGACTCATCTTTCTTCTCCAACTTGAGGACTGGCCGAGGAGTACTTGAGtctgatcaaaagttatggaCTGACGCCTCCACCAGAAGTTTTATTCAAAGCTTGCTTGGGTCAAATGCCTTCAATGTGCAGTTCGGAAAGTCCATGGTGAAGATGAGCAACATTGGCCTCAAGTCTGGTACTCAAGGTGAAATTCGCAAAGTTTGTTCTAAGATTAACTGA
- the LOC126704820 gene encoding uncharacterized protein LOC126704820 produces MRKEMDKVENVMKEKMDKKLDGMVKKTDSPFTPSVLECPLPLKFRLPPLELFNGLRDPLDHISTFKMTLSLHQNLNEILRRSFPTTLKGAARVWFNKLTRSSIDNFEQLSNSFVCHFVGGQRQKRPADHLLTIKQGEGESLRSYVKRFNKEVLEVGKVEDKVQLTMFNAGLKSKDFVVALAKSPPGSMIEKLLKAQKYMNVEDALAAIEHKGPQKERRSTRDVQRGRKRERSSPSSSRDSINRGDDKLSRTIKDDHALKWPKLLHSLLNIRDKKKYCYFHKDHGHYTEDCRDLKEEIEKLIQKGKSQ; encoded by the exons ATGCGGAAGGAAATGGACAAGGTCGAGAATGTGATGAAGGAGAAGATGGACAAGAAGTTGGATGGGATGGTGAAAAAAACTGACTCTCCATTCACCCCTAGTGTCCTGGAATGCCCCCTGCCACTCAAGTTTCGTCTCCCCCCGCTCGAGTTGTTCAATGGTTTGAGGGACCCTCTGGATCATATATCGACCTTCAAGATGACCTTAAGTTTACATCAAAACCTCAATGAAATTCTACGTAGGTCTTTCCCGACCACCCTTAAGGGGGCCGCGAGAGTATGGTTTAACAAACTCACTCGTTCATCCATTGACAACTTCGAGCAACTCAGCAACTCCTTTGTTTGCCACTTCGTTGGTGGTCAACGTCAAAAAAGACCAGCAGATCACCTCCTCACAATCAAGCAAGGAGAAGGGGAGTCATTGAGATCTTATGTGAAAAGATTTAACAAGGAAGTGTTGGAGGTAGGCAAGGTGGAAGACAAAGTGCAACTAACTATGTTTAATGCTGGCTTGAAGTCAAAGGATTTTGTGGTTGCACTTGCAAAAAGTCCCCCTGGATCAATGATAGAGAAATTGTTGAAGGCCCAAAAATATATGAACGTTGAAGATGCTTTGGCTGCAATTGAACATAAGGGTCcacaaaaggaaagaagaagcaCCCGAGACGTGCAAAGAGgtagaaagagggagagaagctCCCCTTCGTCTAGCCGAGACTCCATCAATAGGGGTGACGATAAGCTTTCAAGGACG ATCAAAGACGACCATGCCCTTAAATGGCCAAAACTGCTACACTCCTTGCTTAACATTCGCGACAAGAAGAAGTATTGCTATTTCCACAAAGATCATGGCCATTACACGGAGGATTGCAGGGAtttgaaagaagaaatagaaaaattaatccaaaaaggAAAGTCACAATAA